In Bacillota bacterium, a single window of DNA contains:
- the feoB gene encoding ferrous iron transport protein B: MRQATLQDAAEPVIALAGNPNSGKTSLFNSLTHSRHHVGNWPGVTVEKREGYLSTGDVRVRVVDLPGTYSLTARSADEAIARSFILEQSPDVVVDVVDASNIQRNLYLTIQLLEMGARVVVALNMFDEARALGIQVDIPALERLLGVPVVPTVATRGVGLTRLKRVMLETAKRVKPITIDYGPEMERGIATVEDLLGRSPSLLRGRPARWLAIKLLEGDDMVTAEFTDSANPGVMEEVERCRDRIRARTGQATEDLAADRRHGFVSGVVRQAVSSVREPGGPPTLSERIDRFVLHRYFGIPLLAMVLFGTFQFTFAVSSPMVDGLGAATSWLGDSMARVMGAAGASQTLVSLVRDGIVAGVGSVLSFVPPIFMLFLGISLLEDTGYMARAAFLSDRLMHAAGLHGKSAIPMIMGFGCNVPAILAARTLDSPRDRIITILVNPFISCSARLPVYVLFAGALFPRNQGLVILSLYVAGAIIAIISARVLSRTALAGEPSTFVMELPPYRIPSVLSLAMHTWERGRAFLQKAATVILVSAVAVWAMSNLPPGVAPASAGSLMGQAGTLLAPLLRPAGFGTWEAAVALMFGLVAKEVIVGTLGVVYGAEGDSLAAAIQSRWTPLSAYAFMVMSLLYVPCVSTVVAIRRETNSLGWAIFAVTYSLGVGWAAAVAVYQVGRLLGFA, translated from the coding sequence ATGAGGCAAGCCACTCTACAGGACGCCGCAGAGCCGGTAATCGCCCTCGCGGGCAACCCGAACTCGGGAAAGACCAGCCTTTTCAACTCGCTTACACATTCCAGACACCACGTAGGCAACTGGCCAGGAGTCACCGTGGAAAAGCGGGAGGGATACCTCTCCACAGGTGACGTCCGTGTGAGGGTCGTGGATCTTCCCGGAACCTACAGCCTAACCGCGCGATCGGCCGATGAGGCAATAGCGCGTTCATTCATCCTGGAGCAATCTCCCGACGTTGTCGTCGATGTTGTGGACGCGTCGAATATCCAACGGAACCTCTATCTCACCATCCAGTTGCTGGAGATGGGAGCGAGGGTTGTCGTAGCCCTGAATATGTTCGATGAGGCCCGGGCACTGGGGATACAAGTGGATATCCCGGCACTGGAGAGATTGCTCGGAGTCCCTGTAGTCCCGACGGTCGCCACCCGCGGCGTGGGCCTGACGCGTCTGAAGCGCGTCATGCTCGAGACGGCGAAACGCGTCAAGCCGATCACTATTGACTATGGCCCTGAAATGGAGCGCGGGATCGCGACGGTGGAAGATCTTCTTGGAAGGTCTCCCTCTCTGCTCCGCGGCCGGCCCGCCAGGTGGCTCGCGATCAAGCTCCTCGAGGGAGATGATATGGTCACGGCCGAGTTCACGGACTCCGCGAACCCCGGGGTCATGGAGGAGGTCGAGCGGTGCCGTGACCGGATCCGCGCAAGGACCGGACAGGCCACCGAGGACCTGGCGGCGGACAGGCGGCATGGGTTTGTGTCCGGAGTCGTGCGGCAGGCCGTCTCGAGCGTGCGTGAGCCGGGGGGCCCTCCCACACTGTCTGAGAGAATAGACAGATTCGTCTTGCACAGGTACTTCGGAATTCCGCTGCTGGCCATGGTCCTGTTCGGCACATTCCAATTCACGTTCGCGGTGAGTAGCCCAATGGTGGATGGGCTAGGCGCTGCCACCTCCTGGCTGGGCGACTCGATGGCAAGAGTCATGGGGGCGGCTGGTGCCTCCCAGACCCTCGTGTCACTGGTCCGCGACGGGATTGTCGCGGGGGTGGGCTCTGTGCTCTCCTTCGTACCCCCCATATTCATGCTCTTTCTCGGCATCTCTCTGCTTGAGGACACAGGGTACATGGCACGCGCCGCATTCCTTTCGGACCGGTTGATGCATGCTGCCGGACTGCACGGGAAGTCCGCCATACCGATGATAATGGGGTTCGGATGCAACGTCCCTGCCATCCTTGCGGCGAGAACCCTCGACAGCCCGAGGGATAGGATTATCACTATCCTCGTAAACCCGTTCATATCGTGCTCCGCCAGGCTTCCTGTCTATGTCCTGTTCGCAGGGGCGCTCTTCCCGCGAAACCAAGGGCTCGTGATCCTTTCTCTCTATGTGGCCGGGGCAATTATCGCGATCATATCCGCAAGGGTACTGAGCCGGACTGCCCTTGCGGGCGAGCCCTCGACCTTCGTGATGGAACTCCCGCCATACCGGATACCATCTGTGCTGAGCCTGGCCATGCACACGTGGGAGCGCGGCCGTGCCTTTCTTCAGAAGGCCGCGACCGTGATTCTAGTGTCAGCGGTGGCAGTGTGGGCCATGTCCAATCTCCCACCGGGCGTCGCTCCGGCGAGCGCCGGAAGCCTGATGGGGCAGGCTGGCACGCTCCTGGCACCGCTTCTGAGGCCCGCGGGCTTCGGCACTTGGGAGGCTGCAGTCGCCTTGATGTTCGGGTTAGTGGCGAAAGAAGTAATCGTGGGGACACTCGGAGTTGTGTACGGGGCAGAAGGAGATAGCCTCGCGGCCGCGATCCAGTCCCGGTGGACTCCGCTGTCTGCCTATGCGTTCATGGTGATGAGCCTTCTCTACGTGCCATGCGTCTCAACAGTGGTGGCTATCCGCCGGGAAACCAACTCCTTGGGCTGGGCCATCTTCGCCGTAACCTACAGCCTCGGCGTAGGTTGGGCAGCCGCAGTCGCCGTATACCAAGTTGGACGGTTACTCGGATTCGCATGA